One Prionailurus bengalensis isolate Pbe53 chromosome D3, Fcat_Pben_1.1_paternal_pri, whole genome shotgun sequence genomic region harbors:
- the PITPNM2 gene encoding membrane-associated phosphatidylinositol transfer protein 2 isoform X8, whose protein sequence is MIIKEYRIPLPMTVEEYRIAQLYMIQKKSRNETYGQGSGVEILENRPYTDGPGGSGQYTHKVYHVGMHIPSWFRSILPKAALRVVEESWNAYPYTRTRFTCPFVEKFSIDIETFYKTDAGENPNVFSLSPVEKSQLTIDFIDIVKDPVPPSEYKTEEDPKLFHSIKTQRGPLSDNWIEEYKQQVFPIMCAYKLCKVEFRYWGMQSKIERFIHDTGLRKVMVRAHRQAWCWQDEWYGLNMENIRELEKEAQLMLSRKMARFNEDDEEAVQLAKDEAIQVQVAGEPAQPSSSSSGSGEPLAGRGLKKQWSTSSKSSRSSKRGASPSRHSISEWRMQSIARDSDEGSEDEYFDAHEDLSDSEEIFPKDITKWNSNDLMDKIESPEPEDTQDGLYRQSAPEFRVASSVEQLNIIEDEVSPPLAAPASKIHVLLLLLHGGTILDTGAGDPSSKQGDANTIATVFDTVMRVHYPSALGHLAIRLVPCPPICSDAFALVSNLSPYSHDEGCLSSSQDHIPLAALPLLATSSPQYQEAIATVIQRANLAYGDFIKSQEGMTFNGQICLIGDCVGGILAFDALCYSNQPVSESQSSSRRGSVASMQDTDLLSPGTLVNAAHGGSGSGGLESSRHLSRSNIDIPRSNGVEDPKRQLPRKRSDSSTYELDTIQQHQAFLSSLHASVLRNEPSSRHSSSSTMLDGTGAAGKFDFEIADLFLFGCPLGLVLALRKTVIPALDVFQLRPACQQVYNLFHPADPSASRLEPLLERRFHALPPFSIPRYQRYPLGDGCSTLLVETVQRNPELVLEGGPLAPLPPGDGFLETSIPVPALTCQDGPRPSPDCAESDALQTHSTVFQEHAAPSSPGTAPATRGFRRASEISIASQVSGMAESYTASSIAQIAAKWWGQKRIDYALYCPDALTAFPTVALPHLFHASYWESTDVVSFLLRQVMRHDNSSILELDGKEVSVFTPSKPREKWQRKRTHVKLRNVTANHRINDAVANEDGPQVLTGRFMYGPLDMVTLTGEKVDVHIMMQPPSGEWLYLDTLVTNSSGRVSYTIPETHRLGVGVYPIKMVVRGDHTFADSYITVLPKGTEFVVFSIDGSFAASVSIMGSDPKVRAGAVDVVRHWQDLGYLIIYVTGRPDMQKQRVVAWLAQHNFPHGVVSFCDGLVHDPLRHKANFLKLLISELHLRVHAAYGSTKDVAVYSSISLSPMQIYIVGRPTKKLQQQCQFITDGYAAHLAQLKYNHRARPARNAATRMALRKGSFGLPGQGDFLRSRNHLLRTISAQPSGPGHRQERTQNQADVEQRGQRSMSVAAGCWGRTMAGRLEPGAAAGPK, encoded by the exons ATGATTATAAAGGAATATCGGATTCCTCTGCCCATGACCGTGGAGGAGTACCGCATCGCCCAGCTATACATGATACAG AAGAAGAGCCGTAACGAGACGTATGGCCAAGGTAGCGGAGTGGAGATCTTGGAGAACCGGCCATACACGGATGGCCCCGGCGGCTCTGGACAGTACACGCACAAGGTGTACCATGTGGGCATGCACATCCCCAGCTGGTTCCGCTCCATCCTGCCCAAAGCAGCCCTGAGGGTGGTGGAGGAGTCCTGGAATGCCTACCCCTACACCCGAACCAG GTTCACGTGCCCCTTTGTGGAGAAATTCTCCATCGACATCGAAACCTTTTATAAAACCGATGCTGGAGAAAACCCTAATGTGTTCAGCCTGTCTCCTGTGGAGAAGAGCCAGCTGACAATCG ACTTCATCGACATTGTCAAGGACCCCGTACCCCCCAGTGAGTATAAGACAGAAGAGGACCCCAAGCTATTCCACTCGATCAAGACACAGCGGGGGCCGCTGTCTGACAACTGGATCGAAGAGTACAAGCAGCAGGTTTTCCCCATCATGTGCGCCTACAAGCTCTGTAAGGTCGAGTTCCGCTACTGGGGCATGCAGTCCAAGATCGAGAGGTTCATCCACGACACGG GCCTGCGGAAGGTGATGGTCAGGGCCCACCGGCAGGCCTGGTGCTGGCAGGACGAATGGTACGGGCTCAACATGGAGAACATCCGGGAGCTGGAGAAGGAGGCACAGCTCATGCTGTCCCGCAAGATGGCCCGGTTCAATGAGGATGACGAGGAGGCTGTGCAGCTGGCCAAGGACGAAGCCATCCAGGTCCAGGTCGCTGGGGAGCCCGCCcagcccagcagcagcagcagcggcagcgggGAACCCCTGGCGGGCCGGGGTCTCAAAAAGCAGTGGTCCACATCCTCCAAGTCTTCGAGGTCGTCCAAGCGGGGAG CCAGCCCTTCCCGCCACAGCATCTCCGAGTGGAGGATGCAGAGCATCGCCCGGGACTCGGACGAAGGCTCGGAAGATGAGTACTTCGACGCTCATG aggacCTGTCCGATTCAGAGGAAATATTCCCCAAGGACATCACCAAATGGAACTCCAATGACCTCATGGACAAAATTGAAAGCCCTGAGCCAGAGGACACACAGG ACGGTCTGTACCGCCAGAGTGCCCCCGAGTTCAGGGTGGCCTCCAGTGTGGAGCAGCTGAACATCATCGAG GACGAGGTCAGCCCACCCCTGGCTGCGCCAGCCTCCAAGATCCAcgtgctgctcctgctgctgcatGGAGGCACCATCCTGGACACGGGTGCCGGGGACCCCAGCTCCAAGCAGGGCGACGCCAACACCATCGCCACCGTGTTCGACACCGTCATGCGTGTGCACTACCCCAGCGCCCTGGGCCACCTCGCCATCCGCCTGGTGCCCTGCCCGCCCATCTGCTCTGATGCCTTTGCCCTCGTCTCCAA ccttagCCCCTACAGCCACGATGAAGGCTGTCTGTCCAGCAGCCAGGACCACATCCCCCTGGCCGCCCTGCCCCTGCTGGCCACCTCCTCACCCCAGTACCAGGAGGCGATTGCCACGGTGATTCAGCGGGCCAACCTTGCCTACGGGGACTTCATCAAGTCCCAGGAGGGCATGACCTTCAACGGGCAG ATCTGCCTGATTGGGGACTGCGTCGGGGGCATCCTGGCCTTCGATGCCTTATGCTACAGCAATCAGCCAGTGTCTGAGAGTCAGAGCAGCAGCCGCCGGGGCAGCGTGGCCAGCATGCAG GACACTGACCTGCTGTCCCCGGGCACCCTGGTCAATGCGGCACATGGCGGCAGTGGCAGCGGTGGCCTGGAGAGCAGCCGGCACCTGAGCCGCAGCAACATTGATATCCCCCGAAGCAATGGTGTCGAAGACCCCAAAAGACAGTTGCCCCGAAAGAGGAGTGACTCGTCCACCTATGAGCTGGACACCATCCAGCAGCACCAGGCCTTCCTGTCCAG CCTCCACGCCAGCGTGCTGAGGAACGAGCCCAGCTCCCGCCACTCGAGCAGCTCCACCATGCTGGACGGCACAGGGGCTGCGGGGAAGTTTGACTTCGAGATCGCAGACCTCTTCCTGTTCGGGTGCCCGCTGGGGCTGGTCCTGGCCTTGAGGAAGACTGTCATCCCTGCCCTGGATG ttTTCCAGCTGCGGCCAGCCTGCCAGCAAGTCTATAACCTCTTCCACCCCGCGGACCCGTCGGCCTCCCGCCTGGAGCCGCTGCTGGAGCGGAGGTTCCACGCCCTGCCGCCTTTCAGCATCCCCCGCTACCAGCGCTACCCGCTGGGGGACGGCTGCTCCACGCTGCTGG TTGAGACAGTGCAGAGAAACCCCGAGCTGGTCCTAGAGGGTGGGCCCctggcccctctccccccaggaGACGGCTTCCTGGAAACCAGTATCCCCGTTCCCGCGCTCACCTGCCAAGACGGGCCCCGCCCGAGCCCGGACTGTGCTGAGT CGGACGCACTCCAGACCCACAGCACAGTCTTTCAAGAGCACGCGGCCCCCTCCTCGCCCGGCACAGCCCCCGCCACCCGAGGCTTCCGCCGAGCCAGTGAGATCAGCATTGCCAGCCAGGTGTCGGGCATGGCCGAGAGCTACACAGCATCCAGCATTGCCCAGA TTGCAGCCAAGTGGTGGGGCCAGAAGCGGATCGACTACGCCCTGTACTGCCCTGACGCACTGACAGCCTTCCCCACCGTGGCCCTGCCCCACCTCTTCCACGCCAGCTACTGGGAGTCAACGGATGTAGTCTCCTTCCTGCTGAGACAG GTCATGAGGCATGACAATTCCAGCATCTTGGAGCTGGACGGCAAAGAGGTTTCCGTGTTCACCCCCTCCAAGCCGAGAGAAAAGTGGCAGCGCAAGAGGACCCACGTGAAGCTGCGG AACGTGACCGCCAACCACCGGATCAATGACGCAGTCGCCAACGAGGACGGCCCGCAGGTTCTGACGGGCCGGTTCATGTATGGGCCCCTGGACATGGTCACCCTGACTGGGGAGAAG GTGGATGTGCACATCATGATGCAGCCGCCCTCGGGCGAGTGGCTGTACCTAGACACGCTGGTGACCAACAGCAGCGGGCGGGTCTCCTACACCATCCCAGAGACGCACCGCCTGGGTGTGGGTGTCTACCCCATCAAGATGGTGGTCAG GGGAGACCACACGTTTGCCGACAGCTACATCACCGTGCTGCCCAAGGGCACGGAGTTCGTGGTCTTCAGTATCGATGGCTCCTTTGCTGCCAGCGTGTCCATCATGGGCAGCGACCCAAAAGTGCGGGCCGGGGCTGTGGACGTGGTGCG GCACTGGCAGGACCTGGGCTACCTCATCATCTACGTGACTGGCCGGCCTGACATGCAGAAGCAGCGGGTGGTGGCGTGGCTGGCCCAGCACAACTTCCCCCACGGCGTGGTGTCCTTCTGTGACGGCCTGGTGCACGACCCGCTGAGGCACAAGGCCAACTTCCTGAAGCTGCTCATCTCCGAG CTGCACCTGCGCGTGCACGCGGCCTACGGCTCCACCAAGGACGTGGCGGTCTACAGCTCCATCAGCCTGTCCCCCATGCAGATCTACATCGTCGGCCGGCCCACCAAGAAGCTGCAGCAGCAGTGCCAG TTCATCACGGACGGCTACGCGGCGCACCTCGCCCAGCTCAAGTACAACCACCGGGCCCGGCCAGCCCGCAATGCGGCCACCCGCATGGCACTGCGAAAAGGCAGCTTTGGCCTGCCTGGCCAGGGGGACTTCCTGCGCTCCCGGAACCACCTGCTCCGCACCATCTCGGCCCAGCCCAGCGGGCCCGGCCACCGGCAGGAGCGGACACAGAACCAGGCGGACGTCGAGCAGCGGGGACAACGCAGCATGAGCGTAGCGGCTGGCTGTTGGGGCCGCACCATGGCCGGCCGGCTTGAGCCAGGGGCAGCCGCGGGCCCCAAGTAG
- the PITPNM2 gene encoding membrane-associated phosphatidylinositol transfer protein 2 isoform X1: MIIKEYRIPLPMTVEEYRIAQLYMIQKKSRNETYGQGSGVEILENRPYTDGPGGSGQYTHKVYHVGMHIPSWFRSILPKAALRVVEESWNAYPYTRTRFTCPFVEKFSIDIETFYKTDAGENPNVFSLSPVEKSQLTIDFIDIVKDPVPPSEYKTEEDPKLFHSIKTQRGPLSDNWIEEYKQQVFPIMCAYKLCKVEFRYWGMQSKIERFIHDTGLRKVMVRAHRQAWCWQDEWYGLNMENIRELEKEAQLMLSRKMARFNEDDEEAVQLAKDEAIQVQVAGEPAQPSSSSSGSGEPLAGRGLKKQWSTSSKSSRSSKRGGELKGLAPGKTQVKGTGADPASPSRHSISEWRMQSIARDSDEGSEDEYFDAHEDLSDSEEIFPKDITKWNSNDLMDKIESPEPEDTQDGLYRQSAPEFRVASSVEQLNIIEDEVSPPLAAPASKIHVLLLLLHGGTILDTGAGDPSSKQGDANTIATVFDTVMRVHYPSALGHLAIRLVPCPPICSDAFALVSNLSPYSHDEGCLSSSQDHIPLAALPLLATSSPQYQEAIATVIQRANLAYGDFIKSQEGMTFNGQICLIGDCVGGILAFDALCYSNQPVSESQSSSRRGSVASMQDTDLLSPGTLVNAAHGGSGSGGLESSRHLSRSNIDIPRSNGVEDPKRQLPRKRSDSSTYELDTIQQHQAFLSSLHASVLRNEPSSRHSSSSTMLDGTGAAGKFDFEIADLFLFGCPLGLVLALRKTVIPALDVFQLRPACQQVYNLFHPADPSASRLEPLLERRFHALPPFSIPRYQRYPLGDGCSTLLVETVQRNPELVLEGGPLAPLPPGDGFLETSIPVPALTCQDGPRPSPDCAESDALQTHSTVFQEHAAPSSPGTAPATRGFRRASEISIASQVSGMAESYTASSIAQKAPGSLSHTPSVRRLSLLALPPPPPSTLGPHPQAQQGSPSLEWAPHLPDLDIREVAAKWWGQKRIDYALYCPDALTAFPTVALPHLFHASYWESTDVVSFLLRQVMRHDNSSILELDGKEVSVFTPSKPREKWQRKRTHVKLRNVTANHRINDAVANEDGPQVLTGRFMYGPLDMVTLTGEKVDVHIMMQPPSGEWLYLDTLVTNSSGRVSYTIPETHRLGVGVYPIKMVVRGDHTFADSYITVLPKGTEFVVFSIDGSFAASVSIMGSDPKVRAGAVDVVRHWQDLGYLIIYVTGRPDMQKQRVVAWLAQHNFPHGVVSFCDGLVHDPLRHKANFLKLLISELHLRVHAAYGSTKDVAVYSSISLSPMQIYIVGRPTKKLQQQCQFITDGYAAHLAQLKYNHRARPARNAATRMALRKGSFGLPGQGDFLRSRNHLLRTISAQPSGPGHRQERTQNQADVEQRGQRSMSVAAGCWGRTMAGRLEPGAAAGPK, from the exons ATGATTATAAAGGAATATCGGATTCCTCTGCCCATGACCGTGGAGGAGTACCGCATCGCCCAGCTATACATGATACAG AAGAAGAGCCGTAACGAGACGTATGGCCAAGGTAGCGGAGTGGAGATCTTGGAGAACCGGCCATACACGGATGGCCCCGGCGGCTCTGGACAGTACACGCACAAGGTGTACCATGTGGGCATGCACATCCCCAGCTGGTTCCGCTCCATCCTGCCCAAAGCAGCCCTGAGGGTGGTGGAGGAGTCCTGGAATGCCTACCCCTACACCCGAACCAG GTTCACGTGCCCCTTTGTGGAGAAATTCTCCATCGACATCGAAACCTTTTATAAAACCGATGCTGGAGAAAACCCTAATGTGTTCAGCCTGTCTCCTGTGGAGAAGAGCCAGCTGACAATCG ACTTCATCGACATTGTCAAGGACCCCGTACCCCCCAGTGAGTATAAGACAGAAGAGGACCCCAAGCTATTCCACTCGATCAAGACACAGCGGGGGCCGCTGTCTGACAACTGGATCGAAGAGTACAAGCAGCAGGTTTTCCCCATCATGTGCGCCTACAAGCTCTGTAAGGTCGAGTTCCGCTACTGGGGCATGCAGTCCAAGATCGAGAGGTTCATCCACGACACGG GCCTGCGGAAGGTGATGGTCAGGGCCCACCGGCAGGCCTGGTGCTGGCAGGACGAATGGTACGGGCTCAACATGGAGAACATCCGGGAGCTGGAGAAGGAGGCACAGCTCATGCTGTCCCGCAAGATGGCCCGGTTCAATGAGGATGACGAGGAGGCTGTGCAGCTGGCCAAGGACGAAGCCATCCAGGTCCAGGTCGCTGGGGAGCCCGCCcagcccagcagcagcagcagcggcagcgggGAACCCCTGGCGGGCCGGGGTCTCAAAAAGCAGTGGTCCACATCCTCCAAGTCTTCGAGGTCGTCCAAGCGGGGAG GGGAACTGAAGGGGCTCGCTCCCGGAAAGACCCAGGTCAAAGGCACAGGAGCAGACCCAG CCAGCCCTTCCCGCCACAGCATCTCCGAGTGGAGGATGCAGAGCATCGCCCGGGACTCGGACGAAGGCTCGGAAGATGAGTACTTCGACGCTCATG aggacCTGTCCGATTCAGAGGAAATATTCCCCAAGGACATCACCAAATGGAACTCCAATGACCTCATGGACAAAATTGAAAGCCCTGAGCCAGAGGACACACAGG ACGGTCTGTACCGCCAGAGTGCCCCCGAGTTCAGGGTGGCCTCCAGTGTGGAGCAGCTGAACATCATCGAG GACGAGGTCAGCCCACCCCTGGCTGCGCCAGCCTCCAAGATCCAcgtgctgctcctgctgctgcatGGAGGCACCATCCTGGACACGGGTGCCGGGGACCCCAGCTCCAAGCAGGGCGACGCCAACACCATCGCCACCGTGTTCGACACCGTCATGCGTGTGCACTACCCCAGCGCCCTGGGCCACCTCGCCATCCGCCTGGTGCCCTGCCCGCCCATCTGCTCTGATGCCTTTGCCCTCGTCTCCAA ccttagCCCCTACAGCCACGATGAAGGCTGTCTGTCCAGCAGCCAGGACCACATCCCCCTGGCCGCCCTGCCCCTGCTGGCCACCTCCTCACCCCAGTACCAGGAGGCGATTGCCACGGTGATTCAGCGGGCCAACCTTGCCTACGGGGACTTCATCAAGTCCCAGGAGGGCATGACCTTCAACGGGCAG ATCTGCCTGATTGGGGACTGCGTCGGGGGCATCCTGGCCTTCGATGCCTTATGCTACAGCAATCAGCCAGTGTCTGAGAGTCAGAGCAGCAGCCGCCGGGGCAGCGTGGCCAGCATGCAG GACACTGACCTGCTGTCCCCGGGCACCCTGGTCAATGCGGCACATGGCGGCAGTGGCAGCGGTGGCCTGGAGAGCAGCCGGCACCTGAGCCGCAGCAACATTGATATCCCCCGAAGCAATGGTGTCGAAGACCCCAAAAGACAGTTGCCCCGAAAGAGGAGTGACTCGTCCACCTATGAGCTGGACACCATCCAGCAGCACCAGGCCTTCCTGTCCAG CCTCCACGCCAGCGTGCTGAGGAACGAGCCCAGCTCCCGCCACTCGAGCAGCTCCACCATGCTGGACGGCACAGGGGCTGCGGGGAAGTTTGACTTCGAGATCGCAGACCTCTTCCTGTTCGGGTGCCCGCTGGGGCTGGTCCTGGCCTTGAGGAAGACTGTCATCCCTGCCCTGGATG ttTTCCAGCTGCGGCCAGCCTGCCAGCAAGTCTATAACCTCTTCCACCCCGCGGACCCGTCGGCCTCCCGCCTGGAGCCGCTGCTGGAGCGGAGGTTCCACGCCCTGCCGCCTTTCAGCATCCCCCGCTACCAGCGCTACCCGCTGGGGGACGGCTGCTCCACGCTGCTGG TTGAGACAGTGCAGAGAAACCCCGAGCTGGTCCTAGAGGGTGGGCCCctggcccctctccccccaggaGACGGCTTCCTGGAAACCAGTATCCCCGTTCCCGCGCTCACCTGCCAAGACGGGCCCCGCCCGAGCCCGGACTGTGCTGAGT CGGACGCACTCCAGACCCACAGCACAGTCTTTCAAGAGCACGCGGCCCCCTCCTCGCCCGGCACAGCCCCCGCCACCCGAGGCTTCCGCCGAGCCAGTGAGATCAGCATTGCCAGCCAGGTGTCGGGCATGGCCGAGAGCTACACAGCATCCAGCATTGCCCAGA AGGCCCCAGGGTCGCTCAGCCATACCCCCAGCGTCAGGCGCCTGTCTCTGCtcgccctgccccccccacccccctctacCCTGGGCCCCCACCCACAGGCCCAGCAGGGGAGCCCCAGCCTGGAGTgggccccccacctccccgacTTGGACATCAGAGAAG TTGCAGCCAAGTGGTGGGGCCAGAAGCGGATCGACTACGCCCTGTACTGCCCTGACGCACTGACAGCCTTCCCCACCGTGGCCCTGCCCCACCTCTTCCACGCCAGCTACTGGGAGTCAACGGATGTAGTCTCCTTCCTGCTGAGACAG GTCATGAGGCATGACAATTCCAGCATCTTGGAGCTGGACGGCAAAGAGGTTTCCGTGTTCACCCCCTCCAAGCCGAGAGAAAAGTGGCAGCGCAAGAGGACCCACGTGAAGCTGCGG AACGTGACCGCCAACCACCGGATCAATGACGCAGTCGCCAACGAGGACGGCCCGCAGGTTCTGACGGGCCGGTTCATGTATGGGCCCCTGGACATGGTCACCCTGACTGGGGAGAAG GTGGATGTGCACATCATGATGCAGCCGCCCTCGGGCGAGTGGCTGTACCTAGACACGCTGGTGACCAACAGCAGCGGGCGGGTCTCCTACACCATCCCAGAGACGCACCGCCTGGGTGTGGGTGTCTACCCCATCAAGATGGTGGTCAG GGGAGACCACACGTTTGCCGACAGCTACATCACCGTGCTGCCCAAGGGCACGGAGTTCGTGGTCTTCAGTATCGATGGCTCCTTTGCTGCCAGCGTGTCCATCATGGGCAGCGACCCAAAAGTGCGGGCCGGGGCTGTGGACGTGGTGCG GCACTGGCAGGACCTGGGCTACCTCATCATCTACGTGACTGGCCGGCCTGACATGCAGAAGCAGCGGGTGGTGGCGTGGCTGGCCCAGCACAACTTCCCCCACGGCGTGGTGTCCTTCTGTGACGGCCTGGTGCACGACCCGCTGAGGCACAAGGCCAACTTCCTGAAGCTGCTCATCTCCGAG CTGCACCTGCGCGTGCACGCGGCCTACGGCTCCACCAAGGACGTGGCGGTCTACAGCTCCATCAGCCTGTCCCCCATGCAGATCTACATCGTCGGCCGGCCCACCAAGAAGCTGCAGCAGCAGTGCCAG TTCATCACGGACGGCTACGCGGCGCACCTCGCCCAGCTCAAGTACAACCACCGGGCCCGGCCAGCCCGCAATGCGGCCACCCGCATGGCACTGCGAAAAGGCAGCTTTGGCCTGCCTGGCCAGGGGGACTTCCTGCGCTCCCGGAACCACCTGCTCCGCACCATCTCGGCCCAGCCCAGCGGGCCCGGCCACCGGCAGGAGCGGACACAGAACCAGGCGGACGTCGAGCAGCGGGGACAACGCAGCATGAGCGTAGCGGCTGGCTGTTGGGGCCGCACCATGGCCGGCCGGCTTGAGCCAGGGGCAGCCGCGGGCCCCAAGTAG